A window of the Flavobacteriales bacterium genome harbors these coding sequences:
- a CDS encoding T9SS type A sorting domain-containing protein, translating to MKHLSAVLYLAMGLGTHYAVHAQTIPQHDHVVIVVMENHAYTNIEGSFFAPYVNSLLSDPHTANFTSSHGLAHPSQPNYIMLFSGADQGVTDDNLPSGLPFTTPNLGAELLDSNYTFIGYSEDLPAVGSDVETSGDYARKHNPWVNWQDSPGNGIPAALNQPLTSFPTDFNNLPTVSFVMPNLAHDMHNPVLLPNAISNGDTWLQDHLDAYIQWAKTHNSLFILTFDEDDLLHSNRIMTLFIGENVIGGDYDENITHYNILRTMQDVYGLSYCGNSANVTPITDVWAQTPTDVVQELNETDINLYPNPTVGTITLETTDGNGFCEIHNVAGQRLYSSAITSTRQTLDMSNWDSGIYFISITDGEKVIRKKVVKD from the coding sequence ATGAAACATCTTTCCGCTGTTCTTTATCTCGCCATGGGACTTGGCACCCACTACGCGGTCCATGCCCAAACCATTCCGCAACACGACCATGTGGTCATTGTGGTGATGGAAAATCACGCCTACACGAATATCGAAGGTTCATTCTTCGCTCCGTATGTCAACTCATTGCTTTCAGACCCACACACGGCCAATTTCACTTCTTCACACGGATTGGCGCATCCAAGTCAGCCCAATTACATCATGCTTTTTTCTGGAGCCGACCAAGGCGTAACGGACGACAATCTTCCGAGCGGTCTTCCATTCACCACGCCCAATCTCGGTGCTGAGTTGCTCGACAGCAACTATACGTTCATCGGCTATTCGGAAGATCTTCCTGCGGTTGGATCGGATGTAGAGACAAGCGGAGATTACGCCAGAAAGCATAACCCGTGGGTCAATTGGCAGGATTCTCCAGGCAATGGTATTCCTGCTGCGCTCAATCAGCCGTTGACCAGTTTCCCGACCGATTTCAATAACCTCCCGACCGTGAGTTTTGTGATGCCCAACCTGGCACACGACATGCACAATCCTGTGCTGCTTCCGAACGCCATCAGCAATGGCGACACGTGGCTTCAGGATCACCTGGATGCGTACATCCAATGGGCAAAGACGCATAACAGCCTTTTCATCCTTACATTCGATGAAGACGACCTGCTCCACTCAAACCGCATCATGACGCTTTTTATTGGCGAGAATGTGATCGGTGGAGATTACGATGAGAACATCACGCATTACAATATCCTCCGAACCATGCAGGACGTGTACGGACTTTCGTACTGCGGAAACAGCGCCAATGTCACTCCCATCACCGATGTGTGGGCGCAAACACCGACAGATGTGGTGCAAGAATTGAACGAAACCGACATCAACCTCTATCCGAATCCGACCGTTGGAACCATCACCTTGGAAACAACTGACGGCAACGGTTTCTGCGAGATCCATAACGTGGCAGGGCAGCGGCTGTATTCATCAGCCATCACTTCCACCCGACAAACGCTTGATATGAGTAATTGGGACAGCGGCATCTATTTCATTTCCATCACCGATGGCGAGAAGGTCATTCGTAAAAAAGTGGTGAAAGACTGA
- the xerD gene encoding site-specific tyrosine recombinase XerD translates to MLWQRAIQGFKTYLQLERSLSANTVEAYLRDIHHLQAFAEAELAADSPVGLSTESLRKFIQQISEIGLSATTQSRMVSGIRSFYKYLLLEDKIEADPSELLETPKIGRKLPDTLSNEEVIGMIDSIDLSKPEGERNRAILETLYGSGLRVSELTDLKISNIYFNEGFMRIFGKGSKERLVPLGGMASKRISTYLNEVRIHLLIKKGAEDHVFLNRRGAPLSRVMVFNIVKEAARNAGIKKNISPHTLRHSFATELIQRGADLRAVQDMLGHESITTTEIYTHLDRDYLRSNIIQFHPRA, encoded by the coding sequence ATGCTTTGGCAACGGGCAATTCAAGGATTCAAAACTTATCTGCAACTGGAACGGTCACTTTCGGCCAATACGGTGGAAGCATACTTACGCGACATTCATCACCTGCAAGCATTTGCCGAAGCCGAACTGGCAGCCGATTCCCCCGTGGGGCTGAGTACCGAATCGCTTCGAAAATTCATTCAGCAGATCTCTGAGATCGGATTGAGCGCCACCACACAAAGCCGCATGGTGAGCGGAATACGATCCTTCTACAAATATCTTTTGCTTGAAGATAAAATTGAGGCCGACCCAAGCGAACTGCTGGAAACACCGAAGATCGGTCGGAAATTGCCCGATACACTTTCCAACGAGGAAGTGATCGGCATGATCGACAGCATCGACCTGAGCAAACCCGAAGGAGAACGCAACCGTGCCATTCTCGAAACCCTTTACGGCTCTGGACTGCGCGTTTCCGAGCTCACCGACCTGAAGATCAGCAACATCTACTTCAATGAGGGTTTTATGCGAATCTTCGGGAAGGGAAGCAAAGAACGACTGGTGCCGCTTGGCGGAATGGCAAGCAAACGTATCTCAACCTACTTGAACGAAGTGCGTATTCACCTACTGATAAAAAAAGGAGCTGAGGATCATGTTTTTCTCAACCGAAGAGGCGCACCGCTTTCGCGTGTCATGGTGTTCAATATTGTGAAGGAAGCAGCACGAAATGCAGGCATCAAGAAAAACATCAGTCCGCACACGCTACGACACAGCTTTGCCACAGAACTGATCCAGCGCGGAGCCGACCTACGTGCCGTGCAGGACATGCTCGGACACGAATCCATAACCACCACAGAAATTTACACGCATTTGGACCGCGATTATCTACGGTCCAATATCATTCAGTTTCACCCAAGGGCGTGA
- a CDS encoding glycosyltransferase: MRIAVVILNWNGKSFLEKFLPIVVKYSQQATVYVADNASTDDSVSFIQEHHPEVKLIETGGNLGFAGGYNKALENLNEAYFVLLNSDVEVTENWLQPIIDLMDKDRNIAACQPKILQYDHKTYFEYAGAAGGFIDRFGYPFCRGRIFETTEEDHGQYNDAREVFWATGACMFVRGSVYKELGGLDDDFFAHMEEIDLCWRIKRAGYKVMVEPQSVVYHVGGGTLQKSNPFKTFLNFRNGLELLLKNLPKGQLLPVVLVRMVLDGAAAFKFLVSGNPKDFWAIFRAHMAVYSRLRKTLGKRSGKYETLTGIYHGSIVVEHFLKGKKKFSELSDKF; encoded by the coding sequence ATGCGAATCGCGGTCGTCATCCTCAATTGGAACGGGAAGTCATTTCTTGAGAAGTTCCTTCCAATTGTTGTGAAATACTCACAGCAGGCAACGGTTTATGTGGCCGATAACGCAAGCACGGATGATTCTGTCTCATTTATCCAAGAACATCATCCCGAAGTAAAACTCATTGAAACGGGAGGCAATCTCGGATTTGCCGGAGGCTACAATAAAGCGTTGGAAAACCTCAACGAAGCGTATTTCGTGCTTCTAAATTCGGATGTTGAAGTGACTGAAAACTGGCTTCAACCCATCATTGACCTGATGGATAAAGATCGGAACATTGCCGCGTGTCAACCCAAGATTCTACAGTACGACCACAAAACCTACTTTGAATACGCAGGTGCCGCTGGCGGATTTATTGATCGTTTCGGATATCCGTTCTGCCGAGGCAGGATATTCGAAACCACAGAGGAAGATCATGGCCAATACAATGACGCCCGCGAAGTTTTTTGGGCAACGGGCGCCTGCATGTTTGTGCGTGGCTCGGTCTACAAAGAATTAGGCGGGTTGGATGACGATTTCTTCGCACACATGGAAGAAATAGACCTTTGCTGGCGCATCAAACGTGCTGGGTACAAGGTGATGGTAGAACCTCAATCCGTGGTTTACCATGTTGGTGGCGGAACGCTTCAAAAATCCAACCCGTTCAAGACATTCCTCAATTTCAGAAATGGACTGGAACTTCTACTGAAAAATCTACCGAAAGGCCAATTGCTGCCTGTTGTTCTTGTTCGGATGGTACTGGATGGCGCAGCGGCTTTTAAGTTCCTCGTTTCAGGCAACCCAAAGGATTTCTGGGCGATTTTCCGGGCTCACATGGCCGTGTATTCTCGTTTGAGGAAGACGCTTGGAAAACGTTCTGGCAAGTATGAAACATTGACGGGAATCTACCACGGAAGTATTGTTGTAGAACACTTCCTGAAAGGGAAAAAGAAATTCAGCGAGCTTTCAGATAAGTTCTAA
- a CDS encoding CoA-binding protein, which yields MKKKTLVVGASPNSARYGYKAVSRLRQYGHPVYAFGIRKGVIGDTEITDQWPNEAFDTVTLYLNPQIQKEYYDRILSLKPKRVIFNPGTENPEFYKKLEAAGIEVEVACTLVLLSVGSY from the coding sequence ATGAAAAAGAAAACCCTCGTTGTTGGAGCCAGTCCTAATTCAGCCAGATACGGCTACAAGGCGGTCAGTCGCTTACGGCAATATGGGCACCCTGTTTATGCCTTCGGTATCCGAAAAGGAGTAATTGGCGACACGGAAATCACCGATCAATGGCCGAATGAAGCGTTCGATACTGTGACGCTTTATCTCAATCCTCAAATTCAAAAGGAATATTACGATCGTATTTTAAGCTTAAAACCCAAGCGCGTCATCTTCAACCCGGGAACGGAGAATCCTGAGTTCTACAAGAAACTGGAAGCGGCAGGCATTGAAGTGGAAGTGGCCTGTACACTCGTGCTTTTGAGTGTTGGGAGTTACTGA
- the bshA gene encoding N-acetyl-alpha-D-glucosaminyl L-malate synthase BshA, producing the protein MRIGIVCYPTFGGSGVVATELGKELALEGHEVHFITYDLPVRFDHFISNLHYHEVRVSDYPLFDYQPYELVLASRMVDVVKHEGLDLLHVHYAIPHASAAYMAREILRSQGIHIPFVTTLHGTDITLVGKDASFEPVITFAINQSDAVTAVSESLKQDTYRHFGVNREIEVIPNFIDISRYEGCVADGVKKAFAPNGERILMHASNFRPVKRVEDVIRVFSAVRKEIPSKLLLAGDGPDRPKIEALCRELGTCKDVHFLGKLKNIEEVYSVADVFLLPSETESFGLAALEAMASRVPVISSNTGGIPEINVHGETGFLSNVGDVADMTRNTLKLLQDETRMKNLKKGAFEKAKTFRKSAIIPIYENLYEKVIGNVAVH; encoded by the coding sequence ATGCGAATAGGAATTGTCTGTTATCCCACCTTCGGTGGAAGTGGCGTAGTTGCCACAGAACTGGGAAAAGAGCTCGCGCTCGAAGGGCACGAAGTGCATTTCATCACGTACGACCTTCCCGTTCGGTTCGATCATTTCATTTCCAATCTGCACTACCATGAAGTTCGCGTAAGCGATTATCCGCTGTTCGATTACCAGCCTTACGAATTGGTACTTGCCAGCAGAATGGTGGATGTGGTCAAGCACGAAGGTCTCGATCTGCTGCATGTGCATTACGCCATTCCGCATGCCTCGGCCGCTTACATGGCACGAGAGATCCTTCGGTCGCAGGGCATTCACATTCCGTTCGTTACCACATTGCATGGAACCGATATCACGTTGGTCGGAAAAGATGCTTCCTTCGAACCCGTCATTACGTTTGCCATCAACCAATCGGATGCGGTTACTGCTGTTTCTGAAAGCCTGAAACAAGACACGTATCGACACTTTGGTGTGAACCGCGAGATCGAGGTCATTCCCAACTTCATCGATATTTCGAGGTATGAGGGCTGCGTGGCGGATGGCGTGAAAAAGGCCTTTGCACCCAACGGTGAGCGGATATTGATGCATGCTTCCAATTTCCGTCCGGTCAAGCGAGTGGAAGATGTAATCCGAGTATTCTCAGCTGTTCGAAAGGAGATTCCGAGTAAACTTCTCTTAGCTGGCGATGGCCCTGACCGCCCCAAAATTGAAGCACTTTGCAGAGAACTCGGAACGTGTAAAGACGTTCATTTCCTCGGCAAGCTCAAGAACATAGAAGAAGTGTATTCCGTGGCCGATGTATTCTTGCTTCCCTCAGAAACGGAAAGTTTCGGACTGGCCGCATTGGAAGCAATGGCTTCGCGAGTTCCTGTCATTTCCTCAAATACGGGAGGAATTCCAGAGATCAACGTTCATGGAGAAACTGGCTTCTTGAGCAATGTCGGAGATGTAGCCGACATGACCCGAAACACGTTGAAACTGCTTCAAGATGAAACGCGCATGAAGAACCTGAAAAAAGGTGCGTTCGAAAAGGCGAAAACATTCCGAAAATCCGCCATCATTCCAATTTACGAAAACCTATACGAGAAAGTGATCGGCAATGTAGCCGTTCATTGA
- a CDS encoding GWxTD domain-containing protein: MKTRILFLLLIVFATTRSHAQQLRAELAMARFNSPADGPYLETYLKFSGNTLKVYETENGFHSEVVLHYQVLKEGRSVYDDLFKMEGPMQKSDSLLQDFISVQRIPLEKGDYQLVVKLRDAQDPEELTVEVKQDVKMEKPIDFSATIDKASGGLTEAINFFISDVELVDSYGKTTTENILSKNGYDLVPYTSNYFPQSRNSISFYAEIYNTDLRTTQKKRALGSLFKDKANIDKYLIDMFVENQETGKVMEGLRSFIKHDGTEVIPVLHSFSLEKVPTGSYNLVIELKDSENELLQRQIMGFQRTNPIMEPDYVNLDSGVVNLDNIELTFVGKYNRPEELKEYIRCLHPISNQEEKTYIDQRINYNDLTMMRKYLYYFWLKRNQADPEGAWMKYWEQVEKVNANYSTNQKKGYDTDRGRVYLQYGPPNTISPNYFEPDTYPYEIWHYYVLRDHLYANQSNKKFIFAQINEGTNDFILIHSDAKNEITNVRWNYDLHKRSSQTINLDVEDAPASYGNRSRQFFDNPY, from the coding sequence ATGAAAACAAGGATTCTATTCCTGCTTCTAATCGTTTTTGCAACCACACGGTCACATGCACAGCAATTGAGAGCAGAGTTGGCCATGGCGCGTTTCAATTCGCCTGCAGACGGCCCTTATCTCGAAACCTACCTCAAGTTCAGCGGCAATACACTGAAAGTCTATGAAACCGAAAATGGTTTTCATTCGGAAGTTGTTTTGCATTACCAAGTACTGAAAGAAGGACGGTCTGTATATGATGACCTCTTCAAAATGGAAGGTCCAATGCAAAAATCCGATTCACTTTTGCAAGACTTTATCTCCGTGCAGCGAATACCACTGGAAAAAGGTGATTACCAATTGGTGGTGAAATTGCGTGACGCACAAGACCCGGAAGAACTTACGGTGGAAGTGAAACAGGATGTGAAAATGGAGAAGCCGATCGATTTTTCAGCAACCATCGATAAGGCATCTGGAGGTCTGACCGAAGCCATCAACTTCTTCATCTCCGATGTGGAATTGGTGGACTCTTATGGTAAAACAACTACGGAGAACATTCTTTCCAAAAATGGATATGACCTCGTTCCGTATACATCCAACTATTTTCCACAATCAAGAAACAGCATCTCCTTCTATGCAGAGATTTACAATACAGATCTGCGTACCACTCAGAAAAAGCGTGCGCTCGGCAGCCTTTTCAAAGATAAAGCGAACATAGACAAGTATCTGATCGACATGTTCGTTGAGAATCAGGAAACCGGTAAGGTGATGGAAGGACTCAGAAGTTTCATTAAGCACGATGGAACCGAAGTGATTCCCGTGCTTCACTCCTTCTCGCTCGAAAAAGTTCCTACTGGCAGCTACAATCTGGTGATAGAACTGAAAGACTCGGAAAACGAGCTTCTGCAACGTCAGATCATGGGGTTCCAGCGCACCAACCCCATAATGGAACCCGACTATGTGAACCTTGATTCTGGAGTTGTGAATCTTGACAATATCGAGCTGACGTTTGTTGGCAAGTACAACCGTCCCGAAGAACTGAAGGAATACATACGATGCCTCCACCCCATTTCCAACCAGGAAGAGAAAACATACATCGATCAGCGGATCAATTACAATGATCTGACGATGATGAGAAAATACCTTTACTATTTCTGGCTGAAAAGAAATCAGGCCGATCCGGAAGGTGCTTGGATGAAATATTGGGAACAGGTGGAGAAGGTGAATGCCAATTACTCCACCAACCAAAAGAAAGGCTACGATACGGACCGCGGTCGTGTTTATCTACAGTACGGGCCGCCCAATACAATTTCGCCCAATTACTTTGAGCCTGACACCTATCCTTATGAGATCTGGCATTACTATGTGCTGCGCGATCATCTATACGCCAACCAAAGCAACAAGAAGTTCATTTTTGCGCAGATAAATGAAGGGACCAATGATTTCATTTTGATCCATTCCGATGCTAAGAATGAGATCACCAATGTGCGCTGGAATTACGATCTGCATAAGCGAAGTTCGCAGACCATCAACTTGGATGTGGAGGATGCACCAGCGAGCTACGGCAACCGCTCGCGTCAGTTTTTCGACAACCCGTATTGA
- the aroQ gene encoding type II 3-dehydroquinate dehydratase encodes MRILVINGPNLNLLGKREPSVYGSQTLADILLGLRDTFPEVEIADYQSNVEGELIDRLQQADGSVDGIVFNAGGYTHTSVAIRDAINAISTPVVEVHMSNIAAREEFRHISLIAGVCVGTISGFGADSYRLAVDALRTYLKAR; translated from the coding sequence ATGAGAATCTTAGTTATCAACGGTCCGAATTTGAATCTATTGGGAAAGCGTGAGCCTTCGGTTTATGGTTCGCAGACGCTTGCGGATATTCTGCTGGGATTGCGGGACACTTTTCCCGAAGTGGAAATAGCTGATTACCAGAGCAATGTGGAAGGAGAACTCATTGACCGACTACAGCAAGCTGATGGTTCGGTGGATGGAATTGTATTCAACGCGGGAGGCTACACGCACACATCGGTGGCTATTCGCGATGCGATCAATGCCATTTCAACTCCTGTGGTGGAAGTACACATGTCGAATATTGCGGCCAGAGAGGAATTCAGGCATATTTCCCTGATCGCAGGTGTCTGTGTAGGAACCATCAGTGGTTTTGGAGCCGATTCTTATCGACTTGCAGTAGATGCGCTTAGAACTTATCTGAAAGCTCGCTGA
- a CDS encoding MFS transporter produces the protein MKHITRTVWILSLVSLFTDMASEMLYPIMPIYLQSIGFSVVLIGVLEGMAEATAGLSKGYFGKLSDNMGKRVPFVQLGYALSAISKPLMAALAHPLWIFFARTTDRFGKGIRTGARDAILSEEATQQTKGRVFGFHRSMDTLGAVIGPILALVYLHFYPQHYAMLFFLAFFPGLLAVLASFLLQERKQPKAVNLARPSFFSFLAYWRTSPSDYRKVVTGFLIFTLFNSSDVFLLLKAKEAGLTDTWVIGTYIFYNLIYALASFPLGMVADRIGLKRMVVFGLMCFTAVYVGMSVAANNYLIGLLFFLYGIYAAATEGVSKAWISNISAKKDVATAIGTFTAFQSLCTMAASSMAGLLWYQFGASTTMLVTGIATACVTLYFLFGTRTQS, from the coding sequence TTGAAACACATTACCCGAACCGTTTGGATTCTCTCGCTGGTGAGCCTTTTTACCGACATGGCCAGCGAAATGCTCTATCCCATCATGCCCATCTACCTGCAGTCGATCGGATTCTCGGTGGTGCTTATCGGAGTGCTTGAAGGAATGGCCGAGGCCACGGCAGGGCTGAGCAAAGGGTATTTCGGAAAGCTATCAGACAACATGGGCAAACGCGTGCCTTTTGTGCAACTGGGCTACGCATTGAGTGCCATTTCCAAACCCTTGATGGCCGCGTTGGCGCACCCACTATGGATCTTTTTTGCACGCACCACCGACCGCTTTGGAAAAGGCATCCGAACAGGAGCACGCGATGCCATCCTTTCTGAAGAGGCCACACAACAGACCAAGGGCCGTGTTTTCGGGTTCCACCGTTCCATGGACACCTTAGGGGCTGTCATCGGTCCGATCCTTGCGCTGGTGTATCTGCACTTCTACCCGCAGCACTACGCCATGCTGTTCTTTCTGGCCTTTTTTCCCGGGCTATTGGCCGTGCTGGCATCCTTCCTCCTACAAGAAAGGAAGCAGCCCAAAGCAGTAAACTTGGCCCGACCGTCCTTTTTCAGTTTTCTGGCCTACTGGCGAACAAGTCCTTCGGACTATCGGAAGGTGGTGACCGGCTTTCTGATCTTCACGCTCTTCAACAGCTCGGATGTTTTTCTGCTGCTGAAAGCGAAAGAAGCAGGACTGACCGACACGTGGGTCATTGGTACCTACATATTCTACAACCTCATCTACGCCTTGGCCTCCTTTCCGCTCGGCATGGTGGCCGATCGCATCGGTCTTAAACGCATGGTGGTTTTTGGACTGATGTGTTTTACAGCAGTATATGTTGGTATGAGCGTGGCCGCCAACAACTACCTCATCGGCTTGCTGTTCTTTTTATACGGTATCTATGCGGCTGCCACGGAGGGCGTCTCCAAAGCATGGATCAGCAACATTTCGGCTAAGAAGGATGTGGCTACGGCCATTGGCACCTTCACCGCTTTTCAAAGCCTTTGTACCATGGCGGCCAGTTCCATGGCCGGTCTGCTCTGGTATCAATTCGGAGCTTCGACCACCATGCTGGTGACGGGCATTGCCACTGCGTGCGTTACCCTGTATTTCTTGTTTGGCACACGGACACAATCCTAA
- a CDS encoding amidase, translating into MSEEGKKVHAFTDDALGKDDATALADRIKKKEISAEESVAAAIARAQSVNPQINAIVTELYDRAKQEAKNVQGPFAGVPMFFKDMVHLKGVAVHHGTSAYSSPPKAATDTDPIVKQIFAQGFVNLGMSTMPEFGFTASTEFTNGEATRNPWNTDHSAGGSSGGSAALVAAGVVPIAHAADGGGSIRIPAGACGLVGLKASRGRLLKASKFKRQPVEIAIDGVVSRSVRDTAYFYAEAEKYYKNRRLPEIGLIEGPSNRKYRIGFTGDSLKGLGADADTMKGLQETAKLLESLGHEVVPFELPLKDRFIDDFANLWSVGGFYFERYGKKVFGEEYEPSELSGLTLGLAEHFRQNKAKTAASIVRLRNSFRQYRRMFKRSQLDMILTPTTAHVPPAIGYLSMSLPYEELFERIQKWACFTPYHNATGGPSISLPVQHYNQEDIPMGMMLSANLGQEAILLDIAYQLEAAKPWKRIWE; encoded by the coding sequence ATGAGTGAAGAAGGAAAGAAGGTGCACGCCTTTACGGACGATGCCCTCGGAAAAGACGATGCGACAGCACTCGCAGATCGCATCAAGAAAAAAGAGATAAGTGCCGAAGAAAGTGTGGCAGCGGCCATTGCACGTGCACAGTCGGTAAACCCGCAGATCAATGCCATTGTAACGGAACTGTATGACCGCGCAAAGCAAGAGGCCAAGAACGTACAAGGCCCGTTTGCGGGTGTGCCTATGTTCTTCAAAGACATGGTGCATTTAAAAGGCGTTGCCGTGCATCACGGAACTTCAGCCTATTCAAGTCCTCCCAAAGCAGCTACAGATACCGACCCGATCGTCAAGCAGATCTTTGCACAGGGTTTTGTGAATCTGGGTATGAGCACCATGCCTGAATTCGGGTTTACGGCCTCCACAGAATTCACCAATGGTGAGGCCACCCGCAACCCGTGGAACACCGATCATTCAGCAGGAGGTTCTTCTGGTGGTTCGGCCGCATTGGTGGCTGCAGGAGTTGTGCCCATTGCCCATGCGGCAGATGGTGGCGGTTCCATCCGTATTCCTGCGGGAGCGTGCGGACTTGTCGGTCTCAAAGCAAGCCGTGGACGACTGCTCAAGGCAAGCAAGTTCAAGCGACAGCCTGTGGAAATTGCCATTGATGGCGTTGTTTCCCGATCGGTTCGTGATACCGCCTACTTCTATGCGGAAGCAGAAAAGTATTACAAGAACAGGCGGTTGCCCGAGATCGGTCTGATAGAAGGTCCATCCAACCGTAAGTATCGCATTGGTTTTACAGGAGATTCTCTGAAAGGTTTGGGTGCGGATGCCGATACCATGAAAGGCCTGCAGGAAACGGCCAAGCTGTTGGAATCGTTGGGACATGAAGTGGTTCCGTTCGAACTACCGTTGAAAGACCGTTTCATTGACGATTTTGCCAACCTGTGGAGTGTTGGTGGCTTCTACTTCGAACGCTACGGAAAAAAGGTCTTCGGTGAGGAATATGAACCCAGCGAGCTTTCAGGTCTCACGCTTGGATTGGCCGAACACTTTCGTCAGAACAAGGCCAAGACCGCTGCTTCTATCGTAAGGCTTCGCAACTCATTCCGCCAGTACCGCAGAATGTTCAAGCGCTCTCAGTTGGATATGATCCTCACTCCTACTACTGCGCATGTTCCGCCTGCCATCGGCTACCTGAGCATGTCGCTACCATACGAAGAACTGTTCGAGCGCATCCAAAAATGGGCCTGCTTTACGCCTTACCATAATGCCACAGGTGGCCCTTCCATTTCGCTACCTGTACAACATTACAATCAAGAGGACATACCCATGGGCATGATGCTCTCTGCCAATCTCGGGCAGGAGGCCATCCTATTGGACATTGCCTACCAGTTGGAGGCAGCTAAACCTTGGAAGAGGATCTGGGAGTAA
- a CDS encoding VOC family protein — protein sequence MNSMYRLTPVLFLMLVVACNTPTEPSVRNNEAASKAVVVADTTPKVTGIGGIFFFCDNPKQTREWYAKNLGMQMNDWGSSSFESRDMSNPEVINSLQWTPFKSGNLYFAPSEKAFMINYRVQNIETLIDRLLQNGVTIVDSLEHYEYGKFIHVMDPEGNKIELWEPS from the coding sequence ATGAACTCAATGTACCGTTTGACACCTGTACTCTTCCTGATGCTTGTGGTAGCATGCAATACTCCTACTGAACCATCAGTTCGAAACAATGAAGCGGCATCGAAAGCCGTGGTAGTGGCTGACACCACACCAAAGGTCACAGGCATCGGTGGTATCTTCTTCTTTTGTGACAACCCGAAGCAGACCAGAGAGTGGTATGCTAAGAATCTGGGTATGCAGATGAACGATTGGGGAAGTTCAAGTTTTGAATCAAGGGATATGAGTAATCCAGAAGTGATAAATTCATTGCAGTGGACCCCTTTCAAAAGTGGAAATCTCTACTTCGCACCTTCTGAAAAAGCGTTCATGATCAACTACAGAGTTCAGAACATTGAAACCCTAATTGACAGACTTTTACAAAACGGTGTGACCATAGTAGATAGCTTAGAGCATTATGAATATGGCAAGTTTATACATGTAATGGATCCTGAGGGAAATAAGATAGAACTTTGGGAACCCAGTTGA
- a CDS encoding phosphorylase, producing MERIADSELVLNESGTIYHLDLHPENIADTIILVGDQGRVGKISKYFDALEFSGQKREFVTHTGRIGSKRLTVLSTGIGTDNIDIVVNELDALVNIDLDSRTIRPEQKSLNLIRLGTSGSLQEDIPVDSFLLSTHGIGFDGVFNYYAKSDAVEETELTDEFIRQTDWHPKFPRPYIVSGSSKLFELLRDGTYHGMTATANGFYGPQGRQLRLKPTVPDLNERLNQFEFQGNRITNFEMETSALFGLGKALGHECATVCAIIANRFRKEYSKNHDLSVEQLIGFLVERLT from the coding sequence ATGGAACGTATTGCAGATTCTGAATTGGTTTTGAACGAAAGTGGAACCATTTACCATCTCGATCTGCATCCCGAAAACATTGCAGACACCATTATTCTTGTTGGCGACCAAGGCCGTGTCGGTAAGATCTCCAAGTATTTCGATGCATTGGAATTCAGTGGTCAGAAACGCGAATTTGTGACGCACACAGGAAGAATCGGTTCCAAACGGCTGACCGTACTTTCAACTGGAATTGGAACCGATAACATCGATATTGTGGTGAATGAACTGGACGCGCTGGTCAATATCGACCTCGATTCCCGAACCATCCGACCTGAACAGAAAAGCCTGAACCTGATACGGCTGGGAACCAGCGGTTCACTTCAGGAGGATATTCCAGTCGATAGTTTCCTACTCTCCACACACGGAATCGGTTTTGATGGCGTGTTCAACTACTACGCAAAAAGTGATGCGGTGGAAGAAACGGAACTGACCGATGAATTCATCCGTCAGACCGATTGGCATCCGAAGTTCCCTCGGCCATATATCGTTTCGGGATCCAGCAAACTGTTCGAGCTTTTAAGAGATGGAACTTACCATGGAATGACCGCAACCGCCAACGGATTTTACGGCCCACAAGGCAGACAGCTTCGGTTAAAACCGACCGTACCTGACCTGAATGAGCGGCTGAACCAATTCGAATTTCAGGGAAACCGCATCACCAATTTCGAAATGGAGACCTCTGCCCTGTTCGGTCTGGGAAAAGCACTCGGCCACGAATGTGCCACGGTATGCGCCATCATTGCCAATCGGTTCCGAAAAGAGTACAGTAAGAATCACGACCTATCGGTTGAACAACTCATCGGATTTCTGGTTGAAAGATTGACATAA